Proteins encoded together in one Planctomyces sp. SH-PL14 window:
- a CDS encoding DUF6800 family protein — MGRIERSRELARRRTRRVKLKKLRDRLANAKTDAEKQAIVAKAQRISPLIKDLA; from the coding sequence ATGGGGCGGATTGAGCGATCCCGCGAGTTGGCACGCCGGCGGACACGCCGCGTTAAGTTGAAGAAACTCCGCGACCGACTGGCCAACGCCAAGACCGACGCCGAAAAGCAGGCCATCGTCGCCAAGGCCCAGCGGATCAGCCCGCTGATCAAGGACCTGGCCTAG